One genomic segment of Streptomyces sp. NBC_00239 includes these proteins:
- a CDS encoding S9 family peptidase has product MDSFLQLSARTGRFTYGAPRAAAFGDRGRLLYFLRSTGPADPVDSLWVLDTADGPAGPAGTERLLADAALLAPAGGELPAVERRLRERIRLTAPGIGSFALSGDGLSAVFALYGRVFRVRAHGRSDVTADAPADTASRAPAEAPAAVPVEVPVAGPAFDPRPSHDGSKVAYVTGDALYVSPGGRVSPADGARWGVAEFAAAEELGRSRGHWWSPDGTALLAARVAESALPRRWFADPAHPERAPEDFAYPQAGGPNADVQLWVFGARQSRVRLQWDAEAFPYVSDAEWDSADEILLTVQDRLQQTVLLLSADPATGRTRELSRTLHPLWVDPLPGTPARLPDGRLLTSADTPGGAARALAVDGKVRTGEGIQVRRVAGVHAGALLVEAGLRDPSEQQVVLVDPDTGEVRPVADGPGVHAVLAQGGALLITTADADGVRRSVRTADGRAFAPRDLSEPLPYRVEPRLARVTERGLPTALVLPRGHRPGERLPVLLDVYGGPGYQAVSAEPRRWQHRQWWADQGFAVVTTDNRGTPFVSPAFAHAMYRGFSEVTLADQVDALLALGERHPELDLGRVAVRGWSYGGYLAAMAVLRRPDVFHTAVAGAAPTDFRHYDTAYTERYLGLPQEHPEVYERDCLIGDAPALSRPLMLVHGLADDNVHPSHTLLLSQALTAAGRPHQLLALPGVTHMTPGGVDEKLMALELDFLRRTLP; this is encoded by the coding sequence ATGGATTCCTTCCTTCAGCTCTCCGCCCGGACCGGGCGGTTCACGTACGGGGCCCCGCGCGCCGCCGCCTTCGGCGACCGGGGGCGGCTGCTGTACTTCCTGCGCTCCACCGGGCCCGCCGACCCGGTGGACTCCCTGTGGGTGCTCGACACCGCCGACGGGCCCGCGGGCCCGGCCGGCACCGAGCGGCTGCTCGCCGACGCCGCGCTGCTCGCCCCCGCGGGCGGCGAACTCCCGGCCGTCGAGCGGCGGCTGCGCGAGCGGATCCGGCTCACCGCCCCCGGCATCGGCTCCTTCGCGCTGTCCGGCGACGGCCTCAGCGCGGTCTTCGCCCTGTACGGGCGCGTCTTCCGGGTCCGCGCCCACGGGCGCTCCGACGTGACGGCCGACGCGCCCGCCGACACCGCCTCGCGGGCACCCGCGGAGGCACCCGCGGCCGTGCCGGTGGAAGTGCCGGTGGCGGGCCCCGCCTTCGACCCGCGCCCCAGCCACGACGGCTCCAAGGTCGCCTACGTGACCGGCGACGCCCTGTACGTGTCCCCCGGCGGCCGGGTCAGCCCCGCCGACGGGGCCCGCTGGGGCGTGGCCGAGTTCGCCGCCGCCGAGGAGCTCGGCCGCTCCCGCGGCCACTGGTGGTCGCCCGACGGCACCGCCCTGCTCGCCGCCCGGGTCGCCGAATCCGCCCTGCCCCGCCGGTGGTTCGCCGACCCGGCGCACCCCGAGCGGGCCCCCGAGGACTTCGCGTACCCGCAGGCCGGCGGCCCCAACGCCGACGTGCAGCTGTGGGTCTTCGGCGCGCGGCAGAGCCGGGTCCGCCTCCAGTGGGACGCCGAGGCCTTCCCGTACGTCTCGGACGCCGAGTGGGACTCCGCCGACGAGATCCTGCTGACCGTCCAGGACCGGCTGCAACAGACCGTCCTGCTGCTCAGCGCCGATCCGGCCACCGGGCGGACCCGCGAACTCTCCCGTACCCTCCACCCGCTCTGGGTCGACCCGCTGCCCGGCACCCCCGCCCGGCTGCCCGACGGCCGGCTGCTGACGTCCGCCGACACCCCGGGCGGCGCGGCCCGGGCACTCGCCGTCGACGGCAAGGTCCGCACCGGCGAGGGGATCCAGGTCCGCCGGGTGGCGGGCGTGCACGCGGGCGCCCTGCTCGTCGAGGCCGGCCTGCGGGACCCCTCCGAGCAGCAGGTCGTCCTCGTCGACCCCGACACCGGGGAGGTCCGGCCGGTCGCCGACGGGCCCGGCGTGCACGCGGTGCTCGCCCAGGGCGGGGCGCTGCTGATCACCACCGCGGACGCCGACGGCGTCCGGCGGTCCGTGCGCACCGCGGACGGCCGGGCGTTCGCCCCGCGCGACCTGTCCGAGCCGCTGCCGTACCGGGTGGAGCCCCGGCTGGCCCGCGTCACCGAACGCGGGCTGCCCACCGCGCTGGTGCTGCCGCGCGGCCACCGGCCCGGCGAGCGGCTGCCCGTGCTCCTCGACGTGTACGGGGGCCCCGGCTACCAGGCGGTGTCGGCCGAGCCGCGCCGCTGGCAGCACCGCCAGTGGTGGGCCGACCAGGGCTTCGCGGTGGTCACCACCGACAACCGCGGCACCCCGTTCGTCTCCCCCGCCTTCGCCCACGCGATGTACCGCGGGTTCTCCGAGGTGACCCTCGCGGACCAGGTGGACGCGCTCCTGGCACTCGGCGAGCGGCACCCGGAACTGGACCTGGGCCGGGTGGCCGTACGCGGCTGGTCGTACGGGGGCTACCTGGCGGCGATGGCGGTGCTGCGCCGCCCGGACGTCTTCCACACGGCCGTCGCGGGCGCCGCGCCCACCGACTTCCGGCACTACGACACGGCGTACACCGAGCGCTACCTGGGCCTGCCGCAGGAGCACCCGGAGGTGTACGAGCGGGACTGCCTGATCGGTGACGCGCCGGCGCTGAGCCGGCCGCTGATGCTGGTGCACGGGCTGGCCGACGACAACGTCCACCCCTCGCACACCCTGCTGCTGTCCCAGGCGCTCACCGCCGCGGGCCGGCCGCACCAGCTGCTGGCGCTGCCGGGGGTGACCCACATGACCCCGGGCGGCGTGGACGAGAAGCTGATGGCGCTGGAACTCGACTTCCTGCGCCGCACCCTCCCCTAG
- a CDS encoding ABC transporter permease: MILFLVRRLAGVAGVLLAIAAVTFLIFYVLPSDPAAAACGKTCSTERIADVRAYLGLDQPIWRQFTDFLTGIFTGRTLGSGQYAVQCDFPCLGYSYENSLPVWDLLMDRLPVSASLAVGAALLWLVLGLGAGVTAALRKDSVTDKALMVGAVAAASLPVYFTSVMLIYGVIRIAGLLPYPSYQPFTENPVGWASNLLLPWIALALLYAAMYARQSRGSMIEAMAEPYIRTARAKGMPERTVVVKHGLRSGMTPILTIFGMDLGGLLAGAVITESIFGLPGIGRLFYGALVNSDQPVVLGVTLLAAFFIVVANLAVDLLYAVVDPRVRY, from the coding sequence GTGATCCTCTTCCTCGTCCGCCGCCTGGCCGGCGTGGCCGGAGTGCTCCTCGCCATCGCCGCCGTCACCTTCCTCATCTTCTACGTCCTGCCCTCCGACCCGGCGGCCGCCGCCTGCGGCAAGACCTGCAGCACCGAGCGGATCGCCGACGTGCGGGCCTACCTCGGCCTCGACCAGCCGATATGGCGGCAGTTCACCGACTTCCTCACCGGCATCTTCACCGGCCGCACCCTGGGCTCCGGCCAGTACGCCGTCCAGTGCGACTTCCCCTGCCTGGGCTACTCGTACGAGAACTCCCTGCCCGTCTGGGACCTGCTCATGGACCGGCTCCCGGTCTCCGCCTCGCTGGCCGTCGGCGCGGCCCTGCTCTGGCTGGTGCTGGGCCTGGGTGCCGGCGTCACCGCCGCCCTGCGCAAGGACTCCGTCACCGACAAGGCGCTGATGGTCGGCGCCGTCGCCGCGGCCTCCCTGCCGGTCTACTTCACCTCCGTGATGCTCATCTACGGAGTCATCCGCATCGCCGGCCTGCTGCCCTACCCCAGCTACCAGCCCTTCACCGAGAACCCGGTCGGCTGGGCCAGCAACCTGCTGCTGCCGTGGATCGCCCTCGCCCTCCTCTACGCGGCCATGTACGCGCGCCAGAGCCGCGGTTCGATGATCGAGGCGATGGCCGAGCCCTACATCCGCACCGCCCGGGCCAAGGGCATGCCGGAGCGCACCGTCGTCGTCAAGCACGGCCTGCGCTCCGGGATGACCCCCATCCTGACCATCTTCGGCATGGACCTCGGCGGCCTGCTGGCCGGCGCCGTCATCACCGAGTCGATCTTCGGGCTCCCCGGCATCGGACGCCTCTTCTACGGCGCGCTGGTCAATTCCGACCAGCCCGTGGTGCTCGGCGTCACCCTCCTGGCCGCCTTCTTCATCGTCGTCGCCAACCTCGCGGTCGACCTCCTGTACGCCGTCGTCGATCCCCGGGTGAGGTACTGA
- a CDS encoding cytochrome P450, which translates to MAGADARPPGPAGVPLLGSLLDLRNDSLGTFLRAQREHGDVVRLSAGPPGLRAELYAVFSAEGAQQVLAGEAANFRKDSSVYQEIRESLGNGLLTSQDEDYLRQRRLVQPLFTRRRVDGYAAAVATETDSLLRTWHGRTGGPGGPATTLDVGTEMMGLALRTVARILFGTDVDAAAAVVDRCFPVITEYTLRRGYSPLKLPRQVPTPANRRAAAAISELYGVCDQIIAGRGGAGVRHGEDHGDDPGTETDNGGGDGAGSGAGEDLLTLLAAARSAQDTAFDADELRDQVLIFLLAGHETTATSLAFSLWLLARHPEVQDRARAEISQVLGDRTPEAADLDKLPYLTQVLKEAMRLYPAAPVIGRRAVAAAEIGGRVIPAGADVIVAPWVTHRHPRYWPDPERFDPDRFTPEAEAARPRYAWFPFGGGPRACIGQHFSMLESVTALAMLLRAYAFESDTGSVAVSAGITLSSATPLNCRLRPL; encoded by the coding sequence ATGGCAGGCGCGGACGCAAGACCCCCTGGTCCCGCAGGGGTTCCCCTGCTCGGATCGTTGCTGGACCTCCGCAACGACTCGCTGGGCACCTTCCTGCGGGCCCAGCGCGAGCACGGCGACGTGGTACGCCTCTCCGCCGGCCCGCCCGGCCTGCGCGCCGAGCTCTACGCGGTGTTCTCCGCGGAGGGTGCCCAGCAGGTGCTGGCCGGCGAGGCGGCCAACTTCCGCAAGGACAGCTCGGTCTACCAGGAGATCCGCGAGTCCCTCGGCAACGGCCTGCTGACCAGCCAGGACGAGGACTACCTGCGGCAGCGGCGGCTGGTGCAGCCGTTGTTCACCCGGCGGCGGGTGGACGGCTACGCCGCCGCGGTCGCCACCGAGACCGACAGCCTCCTGCGCACCTGGCACGGCCGTACGGGCGGGCCCGGCGGACCGGCCACCACCCTGGACGTCGGCACCGAGATGATGGGGCTGGCGCTGCGCACCGTCGCCCGGATCCTGTTCGGCACGGACGTCGACGCCGCCGCCGCGGTCGTGGACCGCTGCTTCCCCGTCATCACCGAGTACACGCTGCGCCGCGGCTACTCCCCCCTCAAACTCCCCCGCCAGGTGCCGACCCCCGCCAACCGGCGGGCGGCCGCCGCGATCTCCGAGCTGTACGGGGTCTGCGACCAGATCATCGCCGGGCGCGGCGGCGCGGGCGTCCGGCACGGGGAGGACCACGGCGACGACCCCGGTACGGAAACGGACAACGGCGGCGGTGACGGGGCGGGGTCCGGGGCGGGCGAGGACCTGCTGACCCTGCTGGCCGCCGCGCGCAGCGCGCAGGACACCGCCTTCGACGCGGACGAACTCCGCGACCAGGTGCTGATCTTCCTGCTCGCCGGCCACGAGACCACCGCCACCTCGCTGGCGTTCTCGCTCTGGCTGCTGGCCCGCCACCCCGAGGTGCAGGACCGGGCCCGCGCCGAGATCTCCCAGGTGCTGGGCGACCGCACCCCCGAGGCCGCCGACCTGGACAAACTCCCGTACCTCACACAGGTGCTGAAGGAGGCGATGCGGCTCTACCCGGCGGCGCCGGTGATAGGGCGCCGGGCGGTGGCCGCGGCCGAGATCGGCGGCCGGGTGATCCCCGCGGGGGCCGATGTGATCGTGGCCCCGTGGGTGACGCACCGGCACCCGCGCTACTGGCCCGACCCCGAGCGCTTCGACCCGGACCGGTTCACCCCCGAGGCCGAGGCGGCGCGCCCGCGTTACGCGTGGTTCCCGTTCGGCGGCGGGCCGCGGGCCTGCATCGGCCAGCACTTCTCGATGCTGGAGTCGGTGACCGCGCTGGCGATGCTGCTGCGGGCCTACGCCTTCGAGTCCGACACCGGTTCCGTGGCCGTGTCCGCCGGCATCACGCTGAGCTCGGCGACACCGCTGAACTGCCGGCTGCGCCCGCTCTGA
- a CDS encoding ABC transporter ATP-binding protein translates to MTTTEPLPAVTDGAADPPLLSVTDLTMTFPGRRSATGRRGAPIRAVDGVSFDLSPGETLGLVGESGCGKSTTGRMLVRLLEPTSGSISFEGREISRLSQGRMRPLRKQLQMVFQDPHSSLNPRQTVARIISDPLLVQGWSAADARRRAAELMELVGLIPEHIDRYPHEFSGGQAQRIGIARSLSTSPRLVVADEPVSALDVSVQAQIVNLMERLRRELGLAYVFIAHDLSVVKRVSDRVAVMYLGRIVEIGDKHALYGNPQHPYTRALLSAVPLPDPAAERRRERITLLGDPPSPASPPPGCTFHPRCAKAQEICRTERPLLRIASPGETREVACHFPGD, encoded by the coding sequence ATGACCACCACCGAACCCCTGCCCGCCGTGACCGACGGGGCGGCCGACCCGCCCCTGCTGTCCGTGACCGACCTGACGATGACCTTCCCCGGTCGGCGCAGCGCCACCGGACGCCGAGGCGCCCCGATCCGGGCCGTCGACGGGGTCTCCTTCGACCTGTCGCCGGGGGAGACCCTCGGCCTGGTCGGCGAGTCCGGCTGCGGCAAGTCGACCACCGGCCGGATGCTCGTGCGGCTCCTGGAGCCGACCTCCGGCAGCATCTCCTTCGAGGGACGCGAGATCAGCCGGCTCTCACAGGGCCGGATGCGCCCGCTGCGCAAGCAGCTGCAGATGGTCTTCCAGGACCCGCACTCCTCGCTCAACCCCCGCCAGACCGTGGCCCGGATCATCTCCGACCCGCTGCTGGTCCAGGGCTGGAGCGCCGCCGACGCCCGGCGCCGCGCCGCCGAGCTGATGGAACTCGTCGGCCTCATCCCCGAGCACATCGACCGCTACCCGCACGAGTTCTCCGGCGGCCAGGCCCAGCGCATCGGCATCGCCCGCTCGCTGTCCACCAGCCCCCGCCTGGTCGTCGCCGACGAGCCGGTCTCCGCCCTCGACGTCTCCGTCCAGGCGCAGATCGTCAACCTGATGGAACGGCTGCGGCGCGAACTCGGCCTCGCCTACGTGTTCATCGCCCACGACCTGTCCGTCGTCAAGCGGGTCAGCGACCGGGTCGCGGTCATGTACCTCGGCCGGATCGTGGAGATCGGCGACAAGCACGCGCTGTACGGCAACCCGCAGCACCCGTACACCCGGGCGCTGCTGTCCGCCGTACCGCTGCCCGACCCGGCCGCCGAGCGGCGCCGGGAGCGCATCACCCTGCTCGGCGACCCGCCGAGCCCGGCCTCCCCGCCGCCCGGCTGCACCTTCCACCCCCGGTGCGCCAAGGCACAGGAGATCTGCCGGACCGAACGCCCGCTGCTGCGCATCGCCTCACCCGGCGAGACCCGCGAGGTGGCGTGTCACTTCCCGGGGGACTGA
- a CDS encoding MFS transporter: MPTTTGTDGKVRGSGNGLALFVIASCQLMIVLDITIVNIALPHIQTALGFSTTSLSWVVNAYTLTFGGLLLLGGRTGDILGRRRVFIFGVLLFGLASLLGGLAQNSGQLLAARALQGVGGAIASPTSLALITTTFTEGPARNRAFGVFAGVSAGGGAIGLLLGGILVEWLDWRWIFFVNVPIALLIAFAAPRVIKESERHPGHFDFTGAVTATVGMVALVYGFIRAAQEGWRDPLTLASFGAAVVLLTLYILIERRSAQPITPLHMFADRNRAGTYGIMLMLACAIFGMFFFLTLFVQNVLDFSPLQAGLAFLPISAVIAVGAGLTSQLLPKFGPKPFMVIGALLSAAGLAWLTLTDIQSTYLGSILGPMLVFGMGMGLQFVSLTLMALSRVPDQESGAASGLLNATQQVGGSLGLSILVTVFGTASSTEAGKVVPAFLAQASPAERLRFNRTQQLPDPWGDQVLTYGVTRSFIAAAIFAAVGALIALFVIQVRPDDLERLKGTNAPPGL, encoded by the coding sequence GTGCCGACCACCACCGGGACCGACGGCAAGGTCCGAGGAAGCGGGAACGGGCTCGCCCTGTTCGTCATCGCCTCCTGCCAGCTCATGATCGTCCTCGACATCACGATCGTGAACATCGCGCTGCCGCACATCCAGACAGCGCTGGGGTTCTCCACGACCAGCCTCTCCTGGGTGGTCAACGCCTACACGCTCACCTTCGGCGGGCTGCTGCTCCTCGGCGGCCGGACCGGCGACATCCTCGGCCGGCGCCGGGTGTTCATCTTCGGCGTCCTCCTCTTCGGCCTGGCCTCCCTGCTCGGCGGCCTCGCCCAGAACTCCGGCCAACTGCTCGCCGCGCGGGCCCTCCAGGGCGTGGGCGGCGCCATCGCCTCCCCGACCTCGCTCGCGCTGATCACCACGACCTTCACCGAAGGGCCCGCCCGCAACCGGGCGTTCGGCGTCTTCGCCGGCGTCTCGGCAGGCGGCGGCGCGATCGGCCTGCTCCTCGGCGGCATCCTCGTCGAATGGCTCGACTGGCGCTGGATCTTCTTCGTCAACGTGCCCATCGCGCTGCTCATCGCCTTCGCCGCACCGCGGGTGATCAAGGAGTCCGAACGGCACCCCGGACACTTCGACTTCACCGGCGCCGTGACCGCCACGGTGGGCATGGTGGCCCTGGTCTACGGGTTCATCCGCGCCGCACAGGAGGGCTGGCGGGACCCCCTCACGCTGGCCTCCTTCGGCGCCGCGGTGGTCCTTCTGACGCTGTACATCCTGATCGAGCGCCGCTCCGCGCAGCCGATCACCCCGCTGCACATGTTCGCGGACCGCAACCGGGCCGGCACCTACGGCATCATGCTCATGCTCGCCTGCGCGATCTTCGGCATGTTCTTCTTCCTGACCCTCTTCGTGCAGAACGTGCTGGACTTCAGCCCGCTGCAGGCCGGTCTGGCCTTCCTTCCGATCAGCGCGGTGATCGCGGTCGGCGCGGGCCTCACCTCGCAACTCCTGCCGAAGTTCGGCCCCAAGCCCTTCATGGTGATCGGCGCCCTGCTGTCGGCCGCGGGCCTGGCCTGGCTGACGCTGACCGACATCCAGTCCACGTACCTCGGCAGCATCCTCGGGCCGATGCTCGTCTTCGGCATGGGCATGGGCCTGCAGTTCGTGTCGCTCACGCTCATGGCCCTGTCCCGGGTGCCCGACCAGGAGTCCGGCGCCGCCTCCGGCCTGCTCAACGCCACCCAGCAGGTGGGCGGTTCGCTCGGTCTGTCGATCCTCGTGACGGTCTTCGGCACGGCCAGCAGCACCGAGGCCGGCAAGGTCGTGCCCGCCTTCCTGGCCCAGGCGAGCCCCGCCGAGCGGCTGCGCTTCAACCGCACGCAACAGCTGCCCGACCCCTGGGGCGACCAGGTGCTCACCTACGGCGTCACCCGGTCCTTCATCGCCGCGGCCATCTTCGCCGCCGTCGGCGCCCTCATCGCCCTGTTCGTCATCCAGGTACGCCCCGACGACCTCGAACGCCTCAAGGGCACCAACGCCCCGCCCGGGCTCTGA
- a CDS encoding lamin tail domain-containing protein, whose amino-acid sequence MKKTATFAAAAALAAVALAAPQATAATHQGGLHFGALQFDGPGPDLPRTNAKLNAEFVDLHNNSRTPVTLTGYTVRTASGFVYKFGSFKLGAYQSVRLHNGQGGNTAKHVYRKLNNFWFNNSGGSVTLTAANGVKKDACSWRANGRGYTTCH is encoded by the coding sequence ATGAAGAAGACCGCCACTTTCGCCGCGGCCGCCGCGCTCGCCGCCGTCGCGCTCGCCGCGCCGCAGGCCACCGCCGCCACTCACCAGGGCGGGCTGCACTTCGGTGCGCTCCAGTTCGACGGTCCGGGCCCGGACCTGCCGCGCACCAACGCGAAGCTGAACGCCGAGTTCGTGGACCTGCACAACAACAGCCGGACGCCCGTCACGCTGACCGGCTACACGGTCCGGACCGCTTCCGGTTTCGTGTACAAGTTCGGCTCGTTCAAGCTCGGCGCCTACCAGAGCGTGCGCCTGCACAACGGCCAGGGCGGCAACACCGCCAAGCACGTGTACCGGAAGCTCAACAACTTCTGGTTCAACAACAGCGGCGGCTCGGTGACGCTGACCGCCGCGAACGGCGTCAAGAAGGACGCGTGCTCCTGGCGCGCCAACGGCCGGGGCTACACCACCTGCCACTGA
- a CDS encoding ABC transporter permease yields the protein MTATAAAGTTPAAPAVPPGSSPWQLARRELRRRPAVRISLSVVLLFVLMAVAAPWLGALGGWSPDEFDKTAIDPYLGGQPLGSFGGISPEHWLGVEPVTGRDLFARVVHGAQVSLLIAFTATVIVVAAGTAAGIAAGYFGGRTDAVLSRLMDLTMSFPSLIFMIAMLSVAKDVNRIVLITLVIGVFGWPGVARVVRGQTLSLKHREYVDAARVGGAGSWRILTRDILPGVMGPVIAYTTLLIPGMISTEAALSYLGVGVRPPTPSWGQMIAESVAYYETDPMYFVIPSVFLFLAVLAFTLLGDALRDILDPRGSRS from the coding sequence ATGACCGCCACCGCAGCAGCCGGCACCACGCCGGCCGCGCCGGCCGTCCCGCCGGGCAGCAGCCCCTGGCAGCTCGCCCGGCGGGAACTCCGCCGCCGCCCCGCCGTCCGCATCAGCCTCTCCGTCGTCCTCCTCTTCGTCCTCATGGCCGTCGCCGCCCCCTGGCTGGGCGCGCTGGGCGGCTGGTCCCCCGACGAGTTCGACAAGACCGCCATCGACCCGTACCTCGGCGGCCAGCCGCTCGGGTCCTTCGGCGGGATCAGCCCCGAGCACTGGCTCGGAGTCGAACCCGTCACCGGCCGCGACCTGTTCGCCCGTGTGGTGCACGGCGCCCAGGTCTCCCTCCTGATCGCCTTCACCGCGACCGTCATCGTGGTCGCCGCCGGCACCGCGGCCGGCATCGCCGCCGGCTACTTCGGCGGCCGCACCGACGCGGTGCTCTCCCGCCTGATGGACCTGACCATGTCCTTCCCGTCGCTGATCTTCATGATCGCGATGCTGTCCGTGGCCAAGGACGTCAACCGCATCGTGCTCATCACCCTCGTCATCGGCGTCTTCGGCTGGCCCGGCGTCGCCCGCGTGGTCCGGGGCCAGACCCTCTCGCTCAAACACCGCGAGTACGTCGACGCCGCACGCGTCGGCGGAGCCGGCTCGTGGCGGATCCTCACCCGGGACATCCTGCCCGGCGTGATGGGCCCGGTCATCGCGTACACCACCCTGCTCATCCCCGGCATGATCAGCACCGAGGCCGCCCTCAGCTACCTCGGCGTGGGAGTCCGCCCGCCCACCCCGTCCTGGGGCCAGATGATCGCCGAGAGCGTCGCCTACTACGAGACCGACCCCATGTACTTCGTCATCCCGAGCGTCTTCCTCTTCCTCGCCGTGCTCGCCTTCACCCTGCTCGGCGACGCCCTGCGCGACATCCTCGACCCGAGGGGAAGCCGCTCGTGA
- a CDS encoding ABC transporter ATP-binding protein, giving the protein MAAAPPLLEVRDLQVTFTTPRGRVRAVDSIGFTVEAGRTLGIVGESGSGKSVTSLAVMGLHRGAEIGGSIALAGQELTGLSEKELSKLRGRRMAMIFQDPLSSLHPYYTVGEQIAEHFRVHFRAGRAAARKRAVDMLGEVGIPEPARRAGEYPHQFSGGMRQRAMIAMALACEPDLLIADEPTTALDVTVQAQILDLIAKLQQERGLGVVMITHDLGVVARVAHEVLVMYGGRAAEQASVDELFAEPAHPYTSGLLDSLPRLDDADDAPLRAIPGSPPSLLAPAPGCAFAPRCARSAAAAPAERDRCTTERPAFVPYGEGARMTACHLAGAVQEAAR; this is encoded by the coding sequence ATGGCCGCCGCGCCGCCCCTGCTCGAAGTACGCGACCTCCAGGTCACGTTCACCACCCCGCGCGGCCGCGTACGGGCCGTCGACTCGATCGGCTTCACCGTCGAGGCGGGCCGTACCCTCGGCATCGTCGGCGAGTCCGGCTCCGGCAAGTCCGTGACCTCGCTCGCCGTCATGGGACTGCACCGGGGCGCCGAGATCGGCGGCTCCATCGCCCTCGCCGGGCAGGAGCTCACCGGCCTGTCCGAGAAGGAGCTCTCCAAGCTGCGCGGGCGCCGGATGGCGATGATCTTCCAGGACCCGCTGTCCAGCCTGCACCCCTACTACACGGTCGGCGAACAGATCGCCGAGCACTTCCGGGTGCACTTCCGGGCCGGGCGGGCCGCCGCCCGCAAGCGTGCCGTCGACATGCTCGGCGAGGTCGGCATCCCCGAACCCGCCCGCCGGGCCGGGGAGTACCCGCACCAGTTCTCCGGCGGCATGCGCCAGCGGGCCATGATCGCCATGGCGCTGGCCTGCGAGCCCGACCTGCTGATCGCCGACGAACCCACCACCGCCCTCGACGTCACCGTCCAGGCCCAGATCCTCGACCTGATCGCCAAGCTCCAGCAGGAACGCGGCCTCGGCGTCGTGATGATCACCCACGACCTCGGGGTCGTCGCCCGCGTCGCCCACGAGGTGCTGGTCATGTACGGCGGCCGGGCCGCCGAACAGGCCTCCGTGGACGAGCTGTTCGCCGAGCCCGCGCACCCGTACACCAGCGGCCTGCTCGACTCCCTGCCCCGCCTCGACGACGCCGACGACGCGCCGCTGCGGGCCATCCCCGGCTCGCCGCCCTCCCTCCTCGCCCCCGCCCCCGGCTGCGCGTTCGCACCCCGCTGCGCCCGCTCCGCCGCGGCCGCCCCGGCCGAACGCGACCGCTGCACCACCGAGCGCCCCGCCTTCGTGCCGTACGGCGAAGGCGCCCGCATGACCGCCTGCCACCTCGCGGGCGCCGTCCAGGAGGCGGCCCGATGA